The Syntrophorhabdales bacterium genomic sequence GTCGTACTGATTGAAATTACCTTTCAGGGGTAATTCGCCGACCGCATCCCTGACGAGGATCCGGTAACCCTTGCCGGCAGGTTTGATGTTGGTGATATGAAACGTCCCTTCCGAATCCGTGTAGCCGTACACTCCGCCAAAGGCCGTAAGCGGCATCACGAGGAGAAGGATCGATAGAAGTAAAACCAGACGCATAGGTGTTATTCTCTTAAAATTCGTGATTCTTGTCAAGTCGTTTAGCCTTTCCCTCCGGCTGCTAAACTAGTATAATTATCGTCCGATATGTCTGCAAACAAAGGTACCCTCTATGTGGTGGCCACCCCCATCGGAAATCTCAAGGATATCAGCGCGAGAGCGATCGAAGTGCTGCAAGAATCGGACCTCGTTGTCGCTGAGGACCGGGAGCGCGCGCTCAAGCTGTTGAGCCATCTGGATATACGAAAGCCCATACTAACCATAAACGCGTACAACGAGGAGCGAAAAGCCGACGCCATCGCGCGGCAAATAGCCACCGGCAAACAGTGTGTGCTGATTTCAGGTGCTGGCACCCCGTGCATTTCCGACCCGGGCAACATCGTTGTTCGAAAATGCCAGGACATGGGGGTCGATGTGAGAGCCGTGCCCGGACCCTCAGCAGTCATAGCCGCGCTTTCCATTTCTGGCTTATCCCCTGACCGGTTTTTCTTCTACGGTTTTCTTCCGCAGAAGAGGGGGAAAAAGAGAAAGATCATCGCGGAATTGCTTTCCAGGCCTTTCCCCGTCATCTTCTTTGAGTCCCCTAGAAGACTGGCCGACACGATCGAGCAGATAAGCGAACTGGCTCCGGACCGGGAAGTCGTTCTTGCGAAAGAAATGACAAAAATATACGAGGAACTTGTGCGTTCCCGCGCAGACCAGCTGACCGATTACATCCCGGAGGACATCAAAGGCGAGTACACCGTCATAGTCGCCGGCACAAAGTTCAGGAAAGACAGAGGACCCAGGTAAAAACTGCAACAAAGGCAGGGTAAAGCCCAAAACAAGGGTAAAGATGGAGAGCAGACAGGTGTCAGGTTCCTCTCCCTCAACCTTCGTTCTTGTTCTTGCCTCAACCTGCTTTTGCTTAGGCTTGTCGTGTGATGATATAGGTGGCCAATTCCGTCAGCGCCTCTTTGTAAGGCGAAGGAGAAAAAAGAGAAAGGAACCTTCTGGCTTTATCAACATGTTCTTCTGATACCTTTGATGTATATTCGAGCCCGCCATATTTTTCTATTATCTCTTTCACTTTCTGAAAATCTTTCTTGCTCGTTGTTTTCTTCTGCAGAGCTGTCGCTATGATCCCTCGCTCTGCGGCATCTGCAAATTGAAGGGCATGGATGAGCGGAAGCGTCACTTTGCCTTCTTTGAAGTCTATGCCTGTATTCTTGCCCAGCGTGGAATCGGTAGCAATATAATCGAGGAGATCATCCTTGAGCTGAAAAGCCATGCCGAGATGATAGCCGAATTCCCTAAGCGCCAGGCGTTTCTCTACCTCGACATCACCCAGAATGGCTCCTATTTCACAGGCTGCCGCCAGGAGTACGGCAGTCTTGTTATCTATGACCTCGTAATAGTCCTTTTCCGACGTGTTGATGTCCGACGTTCTGAGAAGTTCCATGATTTCGCCTTCTGCCAGCTTCGTCGTGGCATTCGCCATGACTTTCAGGATTTCCGCGTTCTGGGTCTGTACCATGAGGTCAAAAGATTTTGTGAACAGGAAATCGCCTACCAGCACGCTGGGTTCGTTTCCCCAGACCGTATTCGCCGTTTGGCGGCCCCTCCTGATTTTTGCATTGTCAACCACGTCATCGTGGAGAAGCGTGGCAGTGTGAATAAACTCGATGATGGCTGCGTAGGGAATATGCCGGTCATCCGTAGCGCCGCACATTTTGGCCGACAGAATGACGAGTGTGGGGCGTATTCTTTTCCCGCCCGATTTTACGATATGGTGAACAACCTCCTTGATGAAGGGCACCTTTGTTGTGAGTAGTCTATCAATAGACTGCTCCAGTTGGGCCAGGTCCTGACCTATGATATCGCTGATGTTCCCCATAATCCTCAGGCGTAGTAGGATGCTACTTCGTTACTATATTCACGATCCTCGTAAATGTAGAGGGGCGGCTCCACCTTCAGTTCGGTGCCTCCGCCTTTCATGCATTCGATCAAAAAAAGGTTGGCAGGCTCGCCAGCTCTGGGATGCACAAGCCTGAGGCGGCGAGGTTCGATTCGATGGGCTGAGGCGACGGAAGCAAGTTCTGCCAGCCTCTTTACAGGATAGATCAGATATAGCCGTCCCTTGGTATAAAGAAGGCGGGCAGAAACGGTAAAAAGGGAGTCTAAGTCAAGAGAGTATTCGTAGCGGGCCATGTGACGGGAACGTTGAGGGCTCTTTCGTCCACCCTGCTTCTTCACGTAGGGCGGATTTGCCACGACTACGTGAAACGGCCGGTCAATTTTTGTCATTACATTTTTGATGTCTCCGTGTAAGATGTGGAGATTCTCGCATTTGTTGAGGAGGACATTTTTTTTCGCGAGTTCGAAAAGATCTTTCTGAATTTCTACCCCCGTGATGCTGTTTCCGGGATAACGCTTTGACATATACACGGGTATGATACCACAGCCGGTGCCGATATCCAACATTCTTTCCTGCTTCTTCAAGACAACGAAATTCGACAACAGGATGGGGTCAATGGAGAATCGATAGGCTCCCTTTTTTTGTATAAAGATCAGTCGCCCATGGCAGAGGGGCGTCAGGGTCTCGTCGGGAGCCGGATGCTCAAGCATAGCTATAAAATACGAGACCCGTGAGTATCTTCGGAAAAAAGTAGGTTGATTTAGGCGGCATGTAGAGCGCATGATCGGCTACGTCCCTGACCTCTTCCACGGTAGTGGAAGGGACAAAGAGGGCAAAATCGTATGCGCCGCTTAAGACGAGCCCGGACGCCTCGGCAGCATCGTGAGGGAATGAAATCTCTTCCTCCTTCACACCGAACAGCCCCTTCAGAACGCCTGAATGTGCGATATTTACGTTGAGCTTTCTTAATGTCTCCGGGACAGCAACGTCCCTGAAGAACGGCTTTTCCTGGGAGAGGACATACAAGTGCGCCGTATCCTCTTTGCTAAAAAGGGCGAAGGAGGGATTTGTGCCTGAGAGGTCGCGGAGAGCGCTGGTGAGCGTTTCAGGACCCGTGAGCGCAACTTGTTTCACCCTGAAGATGCCCTTGACCGCATCCAGCAGGCTGCTGAGCCTATACCCGGATTCTGACCTGACTACTCTGTGATACGGCAGTATCACGATGCCTTCCGAATGCATATCAGTTAAATACATTGCTACGTAAGAAAGCCCAAGCTTGTAGGCGACGCTCAACCTGTGGTGACCGTCCGCAATATACAGCTTCTTGCCCTCCATGAGGGCGGTAAATTCGCCCAGATCCCTCTCACCCCTCACCCTGTAAAACCGATTCTGGATCGAGAGTTCATCGGTGAAGGAATAGATCAGTTCCTTGTCGGCAGAGGCAATCAGTCTCTCGATCTCTTTCTCTCTGTCTTCGTACAACGCAAACACCAGGCTGGTAAAGGTCTTAAGTCTCCGTATAAGCTTTTCCCTGTCTTCCCGTGCCGCCTTCCTCGTCTGCTCATGGGTGAGGATGCTGTCCGGGCTGAGCTTCACGAGGGGAATGAAGCCCCGCCGGGTGTGCGTTATGCCGTCGAGAACGAACTCCTGTTCGTAGACATAGGCTGTTTCCCTTTCGTCGACTTCCAGTACGTGATCGCTAACCCACGCTGCAAGCGTCCCCGCTGCTGCATCGTATTCGGATGTGGCAGACGTGGCCACCGGGACTTCAAGCCTGATAGCGTTGAAAGGACTTCGTTCATAATATATCTTGGGGTCCGGTATGATGTCGTAGGGAGGGCAGACGCATCGGCTGATATCGCCTATCGTTCGCCTGTTGTAAAGAAGCCCCTTAAAAGGCCGCACTAAAGGTTCATTCATAGAGGATGTATGTAACACAGGGGCTAATTGATGTCAATTATGGGGGGCTCGCGTCGCCCCCTCCTCGGGCAAAGCCCTCGGAGCCTCCCCCTCTCGCTCGCCGTGCTCGCTAGATAGAATTCCACAGTAGTGCTGGAAATCTATTACGGGGCTCGTGTCGCCCCCTCCTCGGGCAAAGCCCGACCCGCACACGGGTGCCCCGGCCTCCCCCTCTCGCTCGCCGTGCTCGCTAGATGGAATTCCATCCGGGGGGCTCGCGTCGCCCCATAAAATTGTACCGGTCATGCGCTCGTGTGGCACGGATCCGGGATTTAAGCAAACCCTCGTTGAAGCGATAATTACCATGTGATCGGTATCATTAGGCTCTCGCCAAAAGAAAAGGTCGGCAGGAGCTGTCCTAGACACCGCGCAGGGGGATAACGTGCGCACATCCTTGGGAAACCTTAATATGCAGCGGAAGGTACTGCTGCCGCCGCTGGTCGTGACGTTCTTCTTTGTCTTGTGCACGGTGCTCTCTTACAAGGGGCTTATTGCCCAGAAAAGGGCGATAGAGGATATTTTTGCGAGCCGCTTTCGCAGCTACCAGAGTGGTACTCAGGTCATCGGGGACATAGGACGTATTCACGCGAATCTCTATAGATCATTGAGCCTTGGCCCTGCCGGTTACAAAAAGACACAGGTGGAAGAATTCGCAAAGAGCCAGCTCGATGTCATCGACGAAACCTCTAAACTCATGCAGAAGTTGGCTGCTGAGAATGCCACGGACGCTGACGCGAAGGCCGAGTACCAGCTTGCCCTTGTGCGACTTGGTGAATACAGGAAGATTGCTTCCCAGGTTGCCGGTGCGGCAAGCATCGATAATCCGGCTGCTACCAAGGCTATGCTTGATGCGGAATCAAAATTCCAGCTGGTCGTGAAGACCCTCCAAGACCTCATGCGGCACGAATACGTCTTGAGCGAAAAGAGTTACCAGGCAGCCATGGCCGGAGCTAACTCCGTGTCTCAGGCGTTTGTGATTGTGGCAATCATCGCTTTTGCGGGTTCGCTTGTCATGAGCCTGTACGTGGCCAGAGTGCTGTTGGCGCCCATCAAAAAGGCTATCGCTATGATTGAACACATGACAAAAGGGGAATGGAATCTGACGAAGCGGCTCGATGTCGATACCAATGACGAGATTGGCACTCTTTCCCGATGGTTTAACACCTTCATTGGCGAGCTGCACGGGATAGTGAGCAAGATGTCTGAGGTTACAAACCTCCTGGCTTCGGCCGCGGCGGAACTCTCCATCGTCTCCCTGGAATCGGCGCAACGGGCGGAACGACAGAGCAGCGAGACGACGCAAATCGCTACCGCCATCGAAGAAATGAGCCAGGCGGTGACGGAAGTTGCGCGAAATTCGGAGGCAACATCCGGCTTGGCTACGAAGACGATAGAGGTTGCCGCAGAGGGGCGGAGAGTCGTCGCAAGCGTTCTTGAAGGTATGGGCCGGATCGAACAGTCAGTGAGAGAGGCGGGAACCGTGGTTGCGTCGCTCCGGAAGAATTCCGGCCAGATCGGGGACATCGTGGGGATCATCAATGATATCGCCGACCAGACAAACCTGCTCGCACTCAACGCTGCAATCGAAGCTGCCCGCGCGGGAGAAGCAGGACGAGGCTTTGCCGTCGTTGCGGCTGAAGTCCGGAAGCTCGCGGAACACACCACGAGCGCTACGAAACAGATTCGCGTGGTCATCGAGACGATGAGGACCGATACCGCTGTAGTAGTCTCGTCGATGGAGACGGGTACAAAAGAGGTTGCTCAGTGGGCTGAGCTGACGCATGGCGCTGCAAAAGCGCTGGATGACATCGTCGATATGGTGCGACAGGTCGGCCAGAAGATAAATGAGATCGCGATAGCTGCCGCAGAACAATCGGCGACTACTGACGAGATCGCCAGGAACACCGACTCTGTCTCCCGGCTTACCACAGAACTGGCTGCAGCATCAGAACAGTCGGCAGCGTCCGCTAATGAGCTCTCCAGGCTTGCGGAAGAATTAAAGTCGACAGTGGGACGGTTTACTACCTAGAGACGGGCTCAAGGAACAAGGCTCAAGGATTAAGGCCCCAGGAACAAGGATCAAGGAACAAGGAACAAGGCGCAAGGCAAGAAAGAGATGAAGAAGGCCGAGTGCAGCCAAAACTCGCCTTGAACCTTCTTCCTTGAACCTTACGCCTATTCTTAACAGATTCTCGGGAACTGGTCGCTGGCGAGTATTTCGATAACTCTCTTGATGCCGTAAGGGTTTCGCACAAAAACCCGGCCGGACCGCTCGGCCGTGACTCTACCGATCACCGCTGCAGCGCGGCCGTATACGTTGTTTCGCATGATATCGAGAAGACGCTCTGTCTCTTCTTTCGCAACCATCACTACAAGCTTCCCTTCATTTGCAAGGTAGAGAGGGTCGAGGCCCAGCATCTCGCACGCCCGATCTACGGGACCAGAGACGGGGATACTCTCTTCTTCGATCTCGATGCCGACCCGCGAACTCTTTGCTATCTCATTGAGCGTTGTAGCAAGCCCACCCCTGGTCGGATCCCTCATGGCGTGGATACCGGGACAGCCGGCGAGCATTTCCTGCACCAGTCCGTTCAGCGGGGCAGCATCACTTGTTGTAGAAGCCTTAAACTGAAGCCCCTGCCGTTGACTCAGGATCGTAATGCCGTGATCGCCTACAGTGCCGCTTACAATCACACTGTCTTGCGGCTTCGCGTTGCTCGCCGAAATGGTGACACCTCGCGCCAGCACTCCCACGCCTGATGTGTTTATGAAGAGTTTGTCTGCTGCATGTCTTTCCACAACTTTTGTGTCGCCACAGGCGATGCTGACCCCGGCCTCGTCTGCTGCTCTCGCCATCGAAGCGACGACTTTCTCTAGCTCATCGACAGGCAGGCCCTCTTCGATGATGAATCCTGCACTGAGGTAAAGAGGTCTGGCTCCCCTCATGGATAGATCATTTACCGTCCCGCAGACAGCTAGCCTGCCAATATCGCCACCGGGAAAGAAAATCGGCTTCACGACATAGCTGTCGGTAGTGAAGGCAAGCAGTGAGTCGGGAGACTCGAAAACGGCTGAATCTTCCAGCGGCGAGAGGACCGCATTGCCGAGATGGCGCAGAAAGACCTTTTCCACGAGCTCATGACTGAGCAGACCACCACTTCCGTGACCAAGCACTATTAGTTTTTCATCCATAGCATGAACCCGCTAGACAGAGGTGGTAGACAAGAATTTCTAATTCCTAAGCTCCAAATTCCAAACAATATCAAATGACCGAATATCAAAACGGTGAATAGGATGGTTTGGAACATTGGAATTTGGACATTGTTTAGGATTTCGATATTCGAATTTAGGATCTTATGCGGTGCCATTGATCATCCGTACTCATAATAGGCTGCGCATGTCCCCTCTGCCGATACCATACAAGGCCCGACCGGTTGCGCCGGGTTACAAGCCCGCCTGAAGAGAGGACACTCCGCAGGCTTCATGATGCCGCGTAAGATTTCTCCGCAGCGACAGCCTTCCTGCACGATTGTTTCTCCGGGATCAACTTGAAACACTTTTGCCGCATCGAAGGTTTGATACTCTGCTTTGAGGGTCAAACCGCTCTCCGGAATGACACCGAGGCCTCTCCATGCAGCCGCACCGGTCTCGAAAACCTGCTTCATCATCTCTTGCGCTGCGATATTGCCCAACGCAGTCACACTTCTCGGGTAGGTGTTGGTTACTTCTGCACGGCACGACTCGTGCTGTGCCGCTATTTCCGCGATTGCCCAGAGCACGTCTGTCGGTTCAAAGCCCGCGACCGCTGCAGGAATTGCATACGCGTCAGCAAGAAAATCCCACACGTGCCATCCGGTTACCGTGCTTACATGGCCGGGACAGAGAATACCACCAAGACTGAGCTCTTTCGCGTCCAGTATTGCCCGCATGGCGGGTGGTGTAAGCTTGTGCATGGAGTATACGTAGAAATTACTAAGGCCACGGCGTATTGCCTCCAAAACTGAGGCTGCAACCATGGGGGCCGTGGTTTCGAAACCCACACCCAGAAAGATGACTGGACGTTCCGGGTTCTTCTCAGCAAAGTCGACTGCATTGAGAGGAGAGTAAACGACCTCTACGGCAGCTCCGCTTGCAGACGCAGTTTGAAGGCTGCCGCTGCTTCCGGGAACCTTGAGAAGATCGCCGAACGTCGTTATGATTGCCTGGGGCACTCTTGCAAGCGCTATGGCATAGTCGATGTCGGCCTGGTCTGTTACGCAGACAGGACAGCCGGGACCGGAGAACATTTCGATGGTCGGCGGCAATAGTTCCCGAATGCCGTATCTACAGATGGCGTGTGTGTGAGTACCGCAGAACTCCATTATTCTTAATGGCGTACGGGATAAACCGGCGATGCGCTCCGTGAGTTTGCGAACCAATTCGGGGTCGCGGAAGGCTTTAATCGACTGCATCGGCTTGTGCCATGTGCCGGAGGAGCTCGAGGGTCTCTTCTGCTTCTTCTGCGTCGAGGACGCTTATGGCATAGCCCGCGTGCATGACCACGTAGTCGCCGACCTTTGCTTCCGGTGTAAAGAGAAGGCTTACGCGCGTGGCGACTCCGCCAAGATCGGCTTCGGCCATTGTCTCCTGGATGTTAGTAATGAGCGCGGGAACAGCAAGGCACATAGTTCTATACTATACGATACTTGGCAAGCTGGTACAACCGGGACGGTAGAGAACCCCCAAAATCCTGCTATCGAAATCCTAAACAATATCGAATGACCAAAATTCCAAATCCGCCCGGGCTCTTTCTTCCAATTTCTAACATTTGATATTTGAAGTTGTTTAGGATTTAGATATTCGATATTAGGATTTGCTTTACATCCGTGGGCCATCGCTGACGTGGGTACCCGGAAGCTATATGAATGAAGCCAGCATAGCATGAGCGATGGCAGCCTGGCCCAGGGAGATACCGCCGTCATTGCAGGGAACCTGATGGTGAAGCAGCACCTCAAGCCCGGCTTGGCGCAAAAGCGGCAGGGTCCTTCTCAGAAGCAGCCGGTTCTGGAAGCAGCCGCCGCTCAGGGCGACGCGGCAGATCCCGGTCTCTGCGGAGACGCGCGTAACCACGTCGCGTATAAGCCGAGCAATGGTTTCGTGAAATCGTAATCCTATCTCACTCGCAGGTACTCCGAAACCTAGATCCCCGATAATCCCCTCCAGGAGCGGCGAGAGGAGTACCTCCCAGGTGTCGCCACGCTTTGTCATGCCGTACGCGTAGCTCTGCGCGTCTCCTCTCTGCTCTGATACCATCTCAAGCTCAATCGCCGCCTGCCCTTCGAAGGTAATTCTCTTACGAATGTTAAGCAAGGCGCTTACCGCATCGAATAAGCGTCCGCACGAGGATGTCAAGGGTGTATTGATGCTCTGCTCTAACTGGTTGATGATGATGCGTTGCTCCTCCTCGCCGATGGCCCTGGCGAAAGGCAGGTCCGGCGCAGAGCCGAAGAGCCGGTGAAGGTATGCTACAGCGAGCCGGTACGGTCTTCTTATGGCGAGCTCGTTTCCCGGCATGGGAAGCGGCTCCATGTGTCCGACCCGTTCGAATCCATTGAAGCGCGAGACAATAAACTCTCCACCCCAAACAGTGCCGTCAGGAGAAAACCCCGAACCGTCAAACGCGACACCGATCACCGGTTCTGTTACGCCATTATCTATCATGCAGGAGGCGATGTGGGCATGATGGTGCTGCACGCCGACGACAGGTGTGCCCCTCTTCTGTTCGAGCGCATAGCGGGTGGAGAGATAGTCCGGATGGAGGTCGTGAGCAACCAGCTCAGGTTTTATTTTGAAGAGTTTTTTGTAGAGATCTATCGTTGCTGAAAAGTGTTCCAGGGTCTCAATGTTTTCAAGGTCCCCTATATGCTGGCTCACAAAGGCGTATTCGCCTCTCGTGACGCAGAAACTGCTCTTTTCCTGGGCGCCCACTGCCAAGAGAGGCGTGCCGTGATAGGGAAGCTTGACTGGGAAGGGCGCATAGCTTCTTGCTCTTCTCAGGGGCTGCGGTTTTTTTTGTGCGACCATATACACACTGTCGTCGTAGCGGGAATGGATGTCCCTGTCATGGAGAAGAAAATAGTCGGCAAGGCCCTTCAGCCGCTGTTTTGCCTCCTCGTTATCTTTTACTATAGGTTCTTCAGTGATGTTGCCGCTGGTCATTACAAGCGATCGGGAGAAATCAGAAAGAAGAAGAAGATGCAGAGGCGTGTAGGCCAGCATGACGCCGAGGTACCTGTTGCCCGGTGCCACATTTCGCACCAGCCGTGACTCCTGCCTCCAATCAAGAAGCACTATAGGGGCCTGGGGAGATGAGAGCAGTGCCGCCTCTTCGTGATCGTACACACACTCCCTGTTTACATCGTCCAGGCTCTTCATCATGACGGCAAAAGGTTTGTCGGGCCGATTCTTTTTATCCCTCAAGGTGCTGACCGCTGTTTGGCTGTAAGCGTCGCATGCCAGGTGAAAGCCCCCGAGTCCCTTGACTGCGATGATAGAACCTGCGTTGAGCAGGGAGGCGGCTTTTCTGATCGCGTCATCACACTCTATCCGTTCGCCTCTTTCGTTCTCCAGCCAGACCCTGGGTCCGCAGACCGGGCACGCATTCGGCTGCGCATGAAAACGGCGGTTGAGAGGATCCTCGTACTCTTTCCTGCAGCACTCACACATCTGGAACGCCGACATGGTTGTATTGTGGCGATCGTAGGGGATATCTGAGATGATCGTGAAGCGAGGGCCGCAATTGGTGCAGTTCGTAAACGGATAGCGGTATCTCCGGTTGCGCGGATCGAAGATCTCCGCGGCGCACTCATGGCAGATGGCGATGTCGGGCGAGATTAGCTGGTAGCCCTCATCCTGCTGGCTTTCCCTGATTTCAAAGGAGGTGTAGCCAGCGGAATGCGGCGTCGTGGTCCGCAGCCCTTCTATGTGCGCAAGGGGCGGAGCATCGCTCACCAGGCGGCCAAGGAACAGCTCTATTGACGCTTCTGTCCCCTCAACTTCTATCTCGACGCCACTGCTTGTGTTGAGAACCCAGCCGGTGAGGCCGCAGTCGTGAGCCAGTTTGAATACGAAGGGGCGGAAGCCGACGCCCTGGACAACGCCCCGGACAGAGATATGCCTCAGTTGGCGAGCTTCCGGAGCCACTCTATCCAACTATCCAGACCTTCTCCTGTCTTGCAGGAGACTTCGAATAGGGGTGCAGCCGCATTGACCGCATGCACGCCCTTCTTGAAGCGTCGCATATCAAAGTCGATGACGGGAAGCGTATCGATCTTGTTGAGCACAACTGCTGTGGCAGCGGAAAACATTCCCGGATACTTGTACGGCTTGTCATCTCCTTCTGGCACCGAAGCTACCACCACCTTTGCACTCTCTCCCAGCTTGAAATCTGCGGGGCAGACAAGGTTGCCTACATTTTCTACAAAGAGCAGGCGCGCACCTTTGAGGCTCAGTTTCTTGACAGCCTTCCGGATCATGGCAGCGTCGAGGTGGCATGCACCGCCGGTATTGATCTGGACGACCGGCACTCTCTTTGCTCCCACTTTTTCCGCATCGAAACTGGACGCAATATCTCCTTCTATCACCGCCACAGGCAGGCCAAGGAGATCTATTGTCTTGAGAATGAGGCTCGTCTTTCCTGCGCCCGGAGATGCCATGATGTTTATCGCGAGCACGCCGGCTGCATCGAAGAACTTCTTGTTCTCAAGGGCCATCTGGTCGTTGGCGTCAAGGATATTCTTAACTATCTTCACCTTCATCAATTATCCTCCACCTCGATACTTTCCACGTAGCACTCACGCCCTTGTATTACCTGGCCGCCAAGATTTCCGCAGCGAGGGCAGGCCCAATCCCCGTTGTCCATTTTAAATTCAAAGTCGCACTGGTTGCATCGAATCCGGGCCGGGACCCGCTGAAACGTCAGTGCAGCCCCTTTGACCGAGGTGTCTGCAGCCACCAGATCAAAACAGAAACGAACCGAGTCCTCGATTATCCCCGCGAGTTCCCCTATCACGATGGTAATATTCTTCACCTTGCGGTCAGGGGCCTCCTTGAGGACAATGTCAACTATGTTTTGCGTGATGGCCAATTCGTGCAAGAAACCGTCTGTTCTCCCGAAGAATTATAGCACTTGAGCAGACTACCGGCAACCGCCGCAAAGCGTCCACCTTGCATTTACAGGGTCATTATGATTATGTTTACACTACTGCTACAGCCGGGGCTTGGGACCATATAGATCATACTAAGAATGCCAATGAAGGAGGCGTGCCATGAAAGACATGACAAACTTGCACCTCAAAGTACAGGAACTCTGCGACTGCTACGCTCAGACTGATCCTCTAAAAGAAATGTCTCTGCTGAAAAACGACGCGGACAAAGAGGAAGCGGCCCTCAAGTGGATTGCGCTTGCCGTGCTTCATGGCGTAAACATGGGAGCAAAACAGATCTCGATCTCGAAGCAGGGCGCCTCGCTCAAGGTCATAGCGGAGTATAAGGATGCCGAGCTGCCGTCACCGGGATCAGATATCGGGAAGAAGGCGATCAAGGCCCTGAGAGAGATAACCCATATCGAAGGGAAGAAAGGTGAATTGCCCCTCGCCGTAGGAATCCGTGACAGCAGCCTTGAAATCAAAGTAAAGGTGAAGCAGGACGAGAAAGGTGAGATTGTTACATTGAAGTTCGGCAAATAGGAGTTCTTGTGAAGGTCGTTGTCTTCAACGGAAGCCCGAGAAAAGGTGGAAATACAGACGTACTCCTCGCCGAGGCGGAAAAGGCTGTGAGGGCTTCCGGCGGTTCGGATCGACTGGACAACGGGGGCGTCCCGGGTTCTGCCGGTCATGGAGTCCATGAATGGAGGCGCTTTGACCTCAACAGCATGAACATAAGGCCCTGCCAGGACTGCGGGGGCTGCGAAAAAACAGGGGAGTGCGTCATCAAGGATGACATGGTCCAGATACACCAGGCCATACGTGACGCTGATCGAATCATCCTTGCCTCTCCTGTTTTTTTCTTCGGTTTATCTGCACAGATCAAGACAGTAATTGATCGTTGCCAGTCTTTCTGGTGCGAAAAATATCTTCTGAAAAAGCCTATTCCAGGAGGGACCTGCGGAAGAAAAGGGCTTCTCCTCGTTGTTGGCGGAATGAAGAAGGAGATAGGCATCCAGTGTTCAGAAACGACTGCGCGGGCTTTCTTCAGGACGATCAGTGTTCCAGAAGACGAAACGTTGAGCTTTCTGGGTATTGACGAGAAGGGCGCCATAAACAAACATCCAACGGCGCTGAGCGACGCTTATCGCGCTGCGGAGCGACTTGTCGCTCTGGGAACCACGTAATACCTGGATTTCAAATCATTGATCAGCCATGGGAACGGAAAAAGAATTCAGCGCCATTAAAGATGTGCACATAGAGATTTGCCTTAGTCAGCCCGTGGAGTCTTCGCGAACCAACGGCCTCGAAGAGGTGACACTCACGGCGGGATTCCCGGATTTTTCTGCGAGCGAGATTGGGACCGGCACACATTTTCTGGGTAAGCCCGTCTCGCTGCCTCTGGTGATATCTCCGATAAC encodes the following:
- a CDS encoding flavodoxin family protein — protein: MKVVVFNGSPRKGGNTDVLLAEAEKAVRASGGSDRLDNGGVPGSAGHGVHEWRRFDLNSMNIRPCQDCGGCEKTGECVIKDDMVQIHQAIRDADRIILASPVFFFGLSAQIKTVIDRCQSFWCEKYLLKKPIPGGTCGRKGLLLVVGGMKKEIGIQCSETTARAFFRTISVPEDETLSFLGIDEKGAINKHPTALSDAYRAAERLVALGTT
- a CDS encoding HypC/HybG/HupF family hydrogenase formation chaperone — encoded protein: MCLAVPALITNIQETMAEADLGGVATRVSLLFTPEAKVGDYVVMHAGYAISVLDAEEAEETLELLRHMAQADAVD
- the hypB gene encoding hydrogenase nickel incorporation protein HypB, coding for MKVKIVKNILDANDQMALENKKFFDAAGVLAINIMASPGAGKTSLILKTIDLLGLPVAVIEGDIASSFDAEKVGAKRVPVVQINTGGACHLDAAMIRKAVKKLSLKGARLLFVENVGNLVCPADFKLGESAKVVVASVPEGDDKPYKYPGMFSAATAVVLNKIDTLPVIDFDMRRFKKGVHAVNAAAPLFEVSCKTGEGLDSWIEWLRKLAN
- the hypF gene encoding carbamoyltransferase HypF, translated to MAPEARQLRHISVRGVVQGVGFRPFVFKLAHDCGLTGWVLNTSSGVEIEVEGTEASIELFLGRLVSDAPPLAHIEGLRTTTPHSAGYTSFEIRESQQDEGYQLISPDIAICHECAAEIFDPRNRRYRYPFTNCTNCGPRFTIISDIPYDRHNTTMSAFQMCECCRKEYEDPLNRRFHAQPNACPVCGPRVWLENERGERIECDDAIRKAASLLNAGSIIAVKGLGGFHLACDAYSQTAVSTLRDKKNRPDKPFAVMMKSLDDVNRECVYDHEEAALLSSPQAPIVLLDWRQESRLVRNVAPGNRYLGVMLAYTPLHLLLLSDFSRSLVMTSGNITEEPIVKDNEEAKQRLKGLADYFLLHDRDIHSRYDDSVYMVAQKKPQPLRRARSYAPFPVKLPYHGTPLLAVGAQEKSSFCVTRGEYAFVSQHIGDLENIETLEHFSATIDLYKKLFKIKPELVAHDLHPDYLSTRYALEQKRGTPVVGVQHHHAHIASCMIDNGVTEPVIGVAFDGSGFSPDGTVWGGEFIVSRFNGFERVGHMEPLPMPGNELAIRRPYRLAVAYLHRLFGSAPDLPFARAIGEEEQRIIINQLEQSINTPLTSSCGRLFDAVSALLNIRKRITFEGQAAIELEMVSEQRGDAQSYAYGMTKRGDTWEVLLSPLLEGIIGDLGFGVPASEIGLRFHETIARLIRDVVTRVSAETGICRVALSGGCFQNRLLLRRTLPLLRQAGLEVLLHHQVPCNDGGISLGQAAIAHAMLASFI
- a CDS encoding hydrogenase maturation nickel metallochaperone HypA, whose product is MHELAITQNIVDIVLKEAPDRKVKNITIVIGELAGIIEDSVRFCFDLVAADTSVKGAALTFQRVPARIRCNQCDFEFKMDNGDWACPRCGNLGGQVIQGRECYVESIEVEDN
- the hypD gene encoding hydrogenase formation protein HypD, with protein sequence MQSIKAFRDPELVRKLTERIAGLSRTPLRIMEFCGTHTHAICRYGIRELLPPTIEMFSGPGCPVCVTDQADIDYAIALARVPQAIITTFGDLLKVPGSSGSLQTASASGAAVEVVYSPLNAVDFAEKNPERPVIFLGVGFETTAPMVAASVLEAIRRGLSNFYVYSMHKLTPPAMRAILDAKELSLGGILCPGHVSTVTGWHVWDFLADAYAIPAAVAGFEPTDVLWAIAEIAAQHESCRAEVTNTYPRSVTALGNIAAQEMMKQVFETGAAAWRGLGVIPESGLTLKAEYQTFDAAKVFQVDPGETIVQEGCRCGEILRGIMKPAECPLFRRACNPAQPVGPCMVSAEGTCAAYYEYG